Proteins encoded together in one Cryptosporangium aurantiacum window:
- a CDS encoding DHA2 family efflux MFS transporter permease subunit has translation MTRIKTAETPGAASAAPMADPAPAAAGALLALRSGAGAAVVAATVLASMVSFLDANVVNVAVPAIGRDLGAAVVGVQWVLTGYLLAVTALLLLSGALADRFGRRRILVIGLLVMLAASILCAVAPSVGALIAARVLQGAGSALVVPTSLALLNGALRVPDRARGIGVWAAISTVGTTLGPYAGGWLIDHASWRTVFLVNVPLIAAGLVVLRFVPENPSARRPLSLDWAGVLLAVVGLGGTIYALTEASSSGWGTARVLVPGVLGLVALAALVPAERRVRAPMLRLSLFRSRQFDAINVATVLFYGALAAAGYLLILQCQLELGYSAAAAGAALVPSSAVFLAVSPLSGALVARLGPRRLMVAGMLVVGVSIGWLGWAVPGSSYAAVILPCALLWGLGIGLAVAPLTAAVLAAVADADLGEASAVNDAASRLGGLLAIAAVPVLVGVGGGAGLGAALVDGYRPAMVALAAVCGVAALVTSVFVTDRRPAVPAPRVVPAAPHHGCAPPLSTSSAKELI, from the coding sequence ATGACCCGCATCAAGACCGCCGAGACTCCGGGCGCCGCCTCCGCAGCGCCCATGGCCGATCCGGCGCCTGCGGCCGCGGGGGCCCTGCTTGCGCTGCGGAGCGGCGCGGGGGCCGCGGTGGTAGCGGCGACCGTGCTGGCCTCGATGGTGAGCTTCCTCGACGCCAACGTGGTCAATGTCGCGGTCCCGGCGATCGGCCGCGACCTCGGCGCGGCCGTCGTCGGCGTGCAGTGGGTGCTGACCGGTTACCTCCTGGCCGTCACCGCGCTGCTGCTGCTCTCCGGGGCGCTGGCCGACCGGTTCGGGCGGCGCCGGATCCTCGTGATCGGGCTGCTGGTGATGCTGGCCGCCTCGATCTTGTGTGCGGTGGCACCCTCGGTCGGAGCGTTAATCGCCGCGCGCGTCCTGCAGGGCGCCGGTTCGGCGCTCGTCGTCCCGACCAGCCTCGCGCTGCTCAACGGCGCGCTGCGGGTACCGGACCGCGCCCGGGGCATCGGGGTGTGGGCGGCGATCTCCACCGTTGGTACGACGCTCGGCCCCTACGCCGGCGGCTGGCTGATCGACCACGCGTCCTGGCGCACGGTGTTCCTGGTCAACGTTCCGCTGATCGCCGCGGGCCTGGTCGTGCTGCGGTTCGTACCGGAGAACCCTTCCGCGCGGCGGCCCCTCTCGCTCGACTGGGCCGGTGTCCTGCTGGCGGTCGTCGGACTGGGCGGCACGATCTACGCGCTGACCGAGGCATCGTCCTCCGGCTGGGGCACCGCGCGGGTGCTCGTACCGGGCGTGCTCGGGCTCGTCGCGCTGGCCGCGCTGGTACCGGCCGAGCGGCGGGTGCGCGCCCCGATGCTGCGCCTCTCGCTGTTCCGCTCCCGCCAATTCGACGCGATCAACGTCGCGACCGTGCTGTTCTACGGCGCGCTGGCCGCGGCGGGTTACCTACTGATCCTGCAGTGCCAGCTGGAGCTGGGGTATTCGGCGGCCGCCGCCGGTGCGGCGCTGGTGCCGTCGTCGGCGGTGTTCCTCGCGGTGTCCCCTCTGAGTGGGGCGCTGGTTGCCCGGCTCGGTCCACGGAGGCTGATGGTCGCCGGGATGCTGGTCGTCGGCGTCTCGATCGGGTGGCTGGGCTGGGCGGTGCCCGGCTCGTCCTACGCGGCGGTGATCCTGCCGTGCGCGCTGCTGTGGGGCCTCGGCATCGGGCTGGCGGTGGCTCCGCTGACTGCGGCGGTGCTCGCGGCGGTCGCCGACGCCGACCTCGGTGAGGCGTCCGCGGTCAACGACGCCGCGTCCCGGCTCGGCGGCCTGCTGGCGATCGCCGCGGTGCCGGTGCTCGTGGGCGTCGGTGGCGGCGCCGGGCTCGGGGCCGCGCTCGTCGACGGCTACCGGCCCGCGATGGTCGCGCTCGCCGCCGTGTGCGGTGTCGCGGCGCTGGTCACCTCGGTCTTCGTCACTGACCGGCGGCCGGCGGTCCCGGCACCGCGGGTCGTCCCGGCCGCACCGCACCACGGCTGCGCGCCGCCGCTCTCCACGTCGTCGGCCAAGGAGTTGATATGA
- a CDS encoding SDR family NAD(P)-dependent oxidoreductase, translating to MELTGAVALVTGVDTGPGSAAARLLATAGAAVALVAGRRDRLDELAAMIDHTVLVVQADVAKQPEAVSAVERTVAQFGRLDIVVLVGRVPEMLHVAHAALLYLARAAADSPRGVADLIALDGTPEAAELADSLRRDLSDHGVRVSAIAPTEAQLAIALAVTGQ from the coding sequence GTGGAGCTGACCGGCGCCGTCGCGCTGGTTACCGGAGTCGACACCGGCCCCGGATCGGCCGCCGCCCGTCTACTGGCCACCGCAGGGGCAGCGGTCGCGCTCGTGGCCGGCCGCCGGGACCGGCTCGACGAGCTCGCCGCGATGATCGATCACACGGTCCTCGTCGTCCAAGCCGACGTGGCCAAGCAGCCGGAGGCGGTCAGCGCCGTCGAGCGCACGGTTGCGCAGTTCGGCCGGTTGGACATCGTCGTGCTGGTGGGCAGGGTGCCGGAGATGCTCCACGTCGCGCACGCCGCGCTGTTGTACCTGGCGCGCGCCGCCGCCGACTCCCCGCGCGGGGTCGCGGACCTGATCGCACTGGACGGGACGCCCGAGGCCGCCGAGCTAGCCGACTCACTTCGCCGCGACCTCTCCGACCACGGCGTGCGAGTCAGCGCCATCGCTCCCACCGAAGCGCAGCTTGCGATAGCGCTCGCCGTCACAGGTCAATAA
- a CDS encoding helix-turn-helix transcriptional regulator — MTTLIDRQTERARLDRMVTAVRGGESHVLVLHGPAGVGKSALLQYAQREAADLRVLRAVGIESEMELAFAGVHLLCQPLLDRLEHLPDHRREALETVFGMRAGAPPDLFLVSLAALDLLSSASENGPLLCLIDDAQWLDRASVQVFGYVGRRLLAESIGLLFGTREPGPELRGLEQMEITGLRPTDAHALLDSVTQASLDRGIRDRIVAESQGNPLALIELSYGLSRTQLAGGRGLLNAETPPGRIEESLLSRVEALSESARMLLVVAAAEPVGDPDLVLRAAERLGVSSAAGEVDELLTITDRVTFRLPLVRSAVYRAAAAEKRRAAHRVLAEVTDAETAPDRRAWHLAAASAEPDEALAAELERSAELAQARSGLAAAAAFLHRSVALTGEPSRRTNRMLAAADASLGAGHLDDARRILGSLDTATLDSAQSGRAGLLKGRVAFAAGAPATAIPLLLNAAEQLASTHPELAREACLHAWGTADVAGDRDSIVAVGRAARSLPATDSGTAMDLLLDGVALLVTEGRAAAAATLQEAAKAVARMATADVIRWGWLAQGATPAIWDIEGMRNVCTRQVRLVRDAGALQMLPYHLTALGYALTWVGDFAEAAAIMAESETVAAATRSPIPPYTRLHLLSLRGEEAETQELMKTALTNAAATGFGSAVTAAHWAGAILHNGHTRYTDAMRSALAAEERWNPFGSTWVLPELVEAASRADEIEVARDALERLVETTKPFDTDYARGLEARNRALVADETTAAELYREAVERLSRTQMRPDLARAHLLYGEWLRRRRQRVEAREQLRTAYEMFTSIGMNAFAERARRELIACGEKVRRRTIEATPGKELTEQERQIARFVRDGFTNPEIGERLFLSPRTIEWHLRNIFTKMGVNSRRQLRDVFTE, encoded by the coding sequence ATGACCACCCTCATCGACAGGCAGACCGAACGTGCCCGTCTCGACCGAATGGTCACAGCGGTGCGCGGAGGCGAGAGTCATGTCCTTGTCCTGCACGGCCCGGCAGGCGTAGGCAAGTCTGCATTGCTCCAGTACGCCCAACGCGAGGCTGCAGACCTGCGGGTCCTGCGTGCCGTCGGTATCGAATCCGAGATGGAGTTGGCCTTCGCCGGCGTCCATCTGTTGTGCCAGCCGCTCCTTGACCGGCTGGAGCATCTTCCCGACCACCGCCGCGAGGCGCTCGAGACGGTGTTCGGAATGCGTGCGGGGGCTCCGCCAGATTTGTTCCTGGTCAGTCTGGCCGCGCTGGACCTTCTCTCGAGCGCCTCGGAGAACGGGCCTCTGCTGTGCCTGATCGATGACGCGCAGTGGCTCGACCGCGCCTCGGTGCAGGTTTTCGGCTACGTCGGCAGGCGGCTGCTCGCCGAATCGATCGGCCTGCTGTTCGGCACCCGTGAACCGGGACCGGAGCTGCGTGGCCTCGAGCAGATGGAGATCACCGGCCTGCGCCCCACCGACGCCCATGCCTTGCTTGACTCGGTCACGCAAGCGTCGCTCGACCGGGGCATTCGCGATCGGATCGTCGCGGAGAGCCAGGGTAATCCCCTCGCGCTGATCGAACTCTCGTATGGGCTGAGCCGAACACAGCTCGCTGGGGGCCGCGGTCTGCTCAACGCGGAGACCCCGCCGGGCCGAATCGAGGAGAGCCTCCTCAGCCGAGTCGAGGCCCTGTCGGAGTCGGCCCGGATGCTGTTGGTGGTGGCCGCCGCAGAACCCGTCGGTGACCCGGACCTGGTGCTCCGGGCCGCCGAACGGCTCGGGGTCTCATCCGCCGCCGGCGAAGTGGACGAACTCCTCACGATCACCGATCGTGTGACCTTCCGCCTTCCACTTGTGCGGTCGGCCGTCTACCGTGCCGCGGCTGCCGAGAAGCGCCGGGCGGCGCACCGGGTGCTGGCGGAGGTTACGGACGCCGAAACGGCACCCGACCGGCGCGCCTGGCATCTCGCGGCGGCGTCAGCCGAGCCGGACGAGGCCCTCGCCGCGGAACTCGAGCGTTCCGCGGAACTCGCCCAGGCCCGCAGCGGGCTCGCGGCGGCCGCCGCGTTCCTCCACCGGTCGGTGGCCCTAACCGGCGAGCCATCCCGACGGACCAACCGGATGCTGGCGGCCGCGGACGCGAGCCTCGGAGCCGGTCACCTCGACGATGCGCGCCGGATCCTGGGGTCGCTGGACACCGCAACGCTCGACAGTGCGCAGAGTGGACGGGCCGGTCTGCTGAAGGGTCGGGTCGCCTTCGCCGCCGGCGCACCCGCTACGGCGATCCCCCTGCTGTTGAACGCCGCCGAGCAGCTCGCGTCCACGCATCCAGAGTTGGCGCGGGAGGCGTGCCTGCATGCGTGGGGCACCGCTGACGTTGCCGGAGACCGGGACAGTATCGTCGCGGTCGGACGAGCCGCGCGGAGCCTGCCTGCGACGGACAGCGGCACTGCGATGGACTTACTTCTCGACGGGGTGGCGCTGCTCGTCACGGAAGGTCGCGCGGCGGCCGCCGCGACCCTGCAAGAGGCCGCAAAGGCGGTCGCCCGCATGGCCACTGCCGATGTCATCCGGTGGGGGTGGCTAGCCCAAGGCGCCACCCCGGCGATCTGGGATATCGAGGGTATGCGGAACGTCTGCACACGTCAGGTGCGCCTCGTCCGCGACGCCGGTGCCCTCCAGATGCTGCCGTACCACCTGACCGCGCTCGGATACGCGCTCACCTGGGTCGGTGATTTCGCGGAGGCCGCCGCCATCATGGCGGAGAGTGAGACGGTCGCGGCAGCGACGAGGAGCCCCATCCCGCCGTACACCAGACTGCATCTGCTCTCCCTCCGCGGCGAGGAGGCCGAAACGCAGGAGCTGATGAAGACCGCGCTCACAAACGCTGCGGCTACGGGGTTCGGCTCGGCGGTGACGGCCGCGCACTGGGCGGGAGCGATCCTCCATAACGGCCATACCCGCTACACGGATGCGATGCGATCGGCGCTGGCCGCCGAGGAGAGGTGGAACCCCTTCGGCTCCACGTGGGTCCTGCCGGAACTCGTCGAGGCCGCCAGCCGTGCCGACGAGATCGAGGTTGCGCGAGACGCCCTCGAACGGCTCGTTGAGACGACCAAGCCTTTCGACACCGACTACGCCAGAGGCCTCGAAGCCCGCAACCGAGCATTGGTCGCCGACGAAACCACTGCGGCGGAACTCTATCGGGAAGCGGTCGAGCGCCTGAGTCGTACGCAGATGCGCCCCGATCTGGCCCGAGCCCACCTTCTGTACGGCGAATGGCTGCGACGTCGGCGTCAGCGCGTCGAAGCGCGCGAGCAGTTGCGCACCGCGTACGAGATGTTCACGTCGATCGGGATGAACGCATTCGCCGAGCGCGCCCGCCGGGAGCTGATCGCCTGCGGCGAAAAGGTACGTAGGCGAACGATCGAGGCCACGCCCGGTAAGGAGCTCACGGAACAAGAACGCCAGATCGCGAGATTCGTCCGCGACGGCTTCACCAACCCGGAGATCGGCGAACGACTCTTCCTCAGCCCGCGCACGATCGAATGGCACCTCCGCAATATCTTCACCAAGATGGGTGTCAACTCCCGACGGCAACTGCGCGACGTCTTCACGGAGTAG
- a CDS encoding SDR family NAD(P)-dependent oxidoreductase, with product MLDGPLDGTVALVTGADVDVGSATARRLAREGAAIALIGADRDRLAAAVGVITSDGGHGVAVEADITDQEQAARAVSDTLDRFGRLDVLINGAGVALRGTALRTTLGEWDRMIALNLSALVHLTHAALPHLIDAVASSPRQVADIVNIGSVAGRIAHQGGSVYHLTRFGLAGFTESLRQELVTDRVRVGIVEPGEVGCLDDAARDAALRPDEIADAIAYMVGRGHRVAVNEILVRATRQIW from the coding sequence ATGCTCGACGGACCTCTGGATGGCACCGTAGCGCTGGTCACCGGCGCCGACGTCGACGTCGGTTCGGCCACGGCGCGACGACTGGCCCGCGAGGGAGCCGCGATCGCCCTGATCGGCGCAGACCGAGACCGGCTGGCGGCAGCAGTCGGGGTGATCACCTCGGATGGTGGGCACGGTGTCGCGGTCGAGGCCGACATCACCGACCAGGAGCAAGCCGCTCGCGCGGTGTCGGACACTCTCGACCGATTCGGCCGGTTGGATGTGCTGATCAACGGTGCGGGCGTGGCGCTGCGCGGTACCGCGCTGCGCACGACGCTCGGGGAGTGGGACCGGATGATCGCGCTGAACCTGTCCGCGCTCGTCCATCTCACGCACGCGGCCCTTCCACACCTCATCGACGCCGTGGCGAGTTCGCCGCGACAGGTTGCCGACATCGTGAACATCGGTTCGGTGGCCGGACGCATCGCTCACCAGGGCGGCAGCGTCTACCACCTGACCAGATTCGGCCTAGCCGGATTCACCGAGTCGCTGCGCCAGGAGCTGGTGACCGACCGGGTGCGGGTGGGCATCGTCGAACCCGGCGAGGTCGGCTGCCTCGACGACGCCGCCCGGGACGCGGCGCTGAGGCCGGACGAGATCGCGGACGCTATCGCCTACATGGTCGGCCGCGGCCACCGAGTGGCGGTCAACGAGATACTGGTGCGGGCCACCAGACAGATCTGGTAG
- a CDS encoding SigB/SigF/SigG family RNA polymerase sigma factor: protein MVFLFRRIPAPTLERTAMTLTPEIERPGRRDDTFFPDYSDYRQVAPHFERFAALDVSAPERPVLRERLILIHLPLAENIARRFARRGVPSDDLLQVARVGLLTSVDRFDPTRGTVFLAFAVPTIAGDLRRHFRDHGWYVRPPRRLQDIYLQLDAAVTELSHRDRRSPTATDLADHLGVGVEEIVEGLQLTSAYTPIPLDAPNTHRPDGSPLVESLGALDQALGKVDDRETLKRLIATLPERERRILGLRFFEDRTQRQIASEVGISQMHVSRVLSATLARLHERLPSNARGTGAIAPRRSSGDQ, encoded by the coding sequence GTGGTGTTCCTGTTCCGGCGCATTCCAGCACCGACATTGGAAAGGACGGCCATGACACTGACCCCGGAAATCGAGCGCCCGGGGCGGCGCGATGACACCTTCTTCCCCGACTACTCCGACTACCGGCAGGTCGCTCCACACTTCGAGCGCTTCGCGGCGCTCGACGTCTCGGCTCCGGAACGGCCGGTGCTGCGCGAGCGGCTCATCCTGATTCACCTGCCGCTCGCCGAAAATATCGCCCGCCGCTTCGCGCGGCGCGGCGTACCGAGCGACGATCTGCTCCAGGTGGCGCGAGTCGGACTGTTGACCTCCGTCGATCGCTTCGACCCCACCCGCGGCACGGTGTTCTTGGCGTTCGCGGTTCCGACGATCGCCGGTGACCTCCGACGTCACTTCCGCGATCACGGCTGGTACGTACGGCCGCCCCGCCGCCTGCAAGACATCTACCTCCAGCTCGACGCCGCGGTGACCGAACTCAGCCACCGCGACCGCCGGTCACCGACGGCCACCGACCTTGCGGACCATCTCGGCGTCGGAGTGGAGGAGATCGTCGAAGGCCTCCAGCTGACGAGCGCCTACACGCCCATACCGCTGGACGCGCCGAACACGCACCGGCCGGACGGCTCGCCGCTCGTCGAGTCACTCGGCGCGCTCGATCAGGCGCTCGGAAAGGTCGACGACCGCGAGACGCTGAAGCGGCTGATCGCCACCCTGCCCGAGCGGGAGCGGCGAATCCTCGGCCTGCGGTTCTTTGAGGACCGGACGCAGCGCCAGATCGCGTCGGAGGTCGGGATCTCGCAGATGCACGTTTCCCGCGTGCTCTCCGCGACGCTCGCTCGCCTCCACGAACGCCTGCCGTCCAATGCGCGAGGTACGGGCGCGATCGCGCCTCGTCGATCGTCCGGCGACCAGTGA
- a CDS encoding WhiB family transcriptional regulator, translated as MNWRNRAACRVEDPELFFPAGDDGSALIQLALAKSVCRRCPVLIPCRTWALAVGETAGIWGGLSEDERRAARLRWDVEPPAHRTAV; from the coding sequence ATGAACTGGCGAAACCGAGCGGCATGCCGCGTCGAGGACCCGGAGTTGTTCTTCCCAGCCGGTGACGACGGGTCAGCCCTGATCCAACTGGCTCTCGCGAAGTCGGTGTGCCGTCGGTGCCCGGTGCTGATCCCGTGCCGGACTTGGGCGCTGGCCGTCGGGGAGACCGCCGGGATTTGGGGCGGACTGAGCGAGGACGAACGCCGCGCCGCTCGGCTTCGGTGGGACGTTGAGCCGCCTGCCCACCGAACAGCCGTCTGA
- a CDS encoding MBL fold metallo-hydrolase, with protein sequence MTGVFTRRDCAATVLGGPTVLIDIGGLRIVVDPTFDAAGPHGYLTKVAGPAVVEADLGPVDVVLVSHDDHPDNLDDRGRALALAAPLVLTGPAAAGRLGPRAVGLPAWASHSVPRADGGGDLTVLAVPAVHGPEDGERDTGGNVNCEVTGFVLSGSGLPVIYISGDNASLRTVAEISRRVPDVNVAILFAGAARVPSKFRGRPVTLDSRRTAAAAAVLGAAIVIPAHYDGWTHLSETATDLVTAFDEAGLAPLLHLRDHAAWASLQP encoded by the coding sequence ATGACAGGCGTGTTCACCCGGCGGGATTGCGCCGCCACTGTCCTCGGTGGTCCTACCGTCCTCATCGACATCGGAGGCTTGCGAATCGTCGTGGACCCGACGTTCGACGCGGCGGGGCCGCACGGCTACCTGACCAAGGTGGCCGGACCGGCCGTGGTGGAAGCAGATCTCGGCCCCGTTGACGTCGTCCTGGTCAGCCACGACGACCACCCGGACAACCTGGACGACCGCGGCCGGGCCCTCGCGCTGGCGGCACCGCTGGTGCTGACCGGCCCGGCCGCGGCCGGGCGACTGGGGCCGCGGGCGGTCGGGCTGCCTGCATGGGCGTCGCATTCGGTGCCACGCGCCGATGGCGGCGGCGACTTGACCGTCTTGGCAGTGCCGGCCGTGCACGGCCCCGAAGACGGTGAGCGTGACACCGGCGGCAACGTCAATTGCGAGGTCACCGGGTTCGTGCTGTCCGGCTCCGGCTTACCGGTCATCTACATCAGTGGCGACAACGCGTCATTGCGAACAGTGGCCGAGATATCTCGGCGCGTACCAGACGTCAACGTGGCCATACTCTTCGCGGGGGCGGCCAGGGTGCCGTCGAAGTTCCGTGGCCGTCCCGTCACGCTGGACAGCCGCCGGACCGCCGCCGCCGCGGCGGTCCTCGGTGCCGCGATCGTAATCCCGGCTCATTACGACGGCTGGACGCACTTGTCGGAAACCGCGACGGACCTCGTGACGGCGTTCGATGAGGCAGGGCTGGCGCCGTTGCTGCACCTGCGCGATCACGCGGCCTGGGCGTCCCTACAACCGTGA